The Parabacteroides sp. AD58 genome includes a window with the following:
- a CDS encoding prolyl oligopeptidase family serine peptidase: MMVATSILLGSCQSSEVKDAKTDPVETKPVIGRSDIKIEDGRMTPEALWAMGRIGGVQVSPDARKVVYSVAYYSVPENKSNREIFVMNADGSENQQITRTPFSENEAKWIKGGSKIAFLSSESGSSQLWVMNPDGSDRKQISNYDGNIEGFAFSPDEKKVLFISQVKTVPSTQDKYPDLDKTTGIIVTDLMYKHWDEWVTTAPHPFVADFDGDTVSNPVDIMEGEPYESPMKPFGGMEQLAWSPSSDKVAYTSRKKVGKEYALSTNSDIYVYDLNTKQTTNISEGIMGYDTNPQYSPDGKQIAWLSMERDGYESDQNRLMVMDLQTGEKRFVSKDFDSSVSEFCWGSDSNTLYFTGVWHGEIQIYGADATACSIRQITEGMNDYSGVALMGDKLIALRHSMSAADEIFSVSPASGEATQLTFENKFIYDQLEMGKVEARWMKTTDGKDMLTWIIYPPHFDPNKKYPTLLYCEGGPQSPVSQFWSYRWNFQIMAAHDYIIVAPNRRGLPGFGKEWNEEISGDYGGQCMKDYFTAIDEFAKEPFVDKDHLGCVGASFGGFSVYWIAGHHNKRFKAFIAHDGIFNMEMQYLETEEMWFANWDMGGAYWDKQNATAQRTFANSPHKFVDQWDTPILCIHGEKDYRILANQGMAAFNAAVLRGIPAELLIYPDENHWVLQPQNGVLWQRTFFEWLDKWLKK, translated from the coding sequence ATGATGGTGGCTACCTCTATTTTATTGGGTTCTTGCCAGTCGTCGGAGGTAAAAGACGCAAAAACTGACCCGGTGGAAACGAAGCCTGTGATTGGTCGTTCTGACATTAAGATCGAAGACGGGCGGATGACTCCGGAAGCGCTCTGGGCCATGGGCCGTATTGGCGGTGTACAAGTATCGCCCGATGCCCGGAAGGTGGTGTATTCGGTGGCTTATTACAGCGTACCGGAGAACAAGAGTAATCGGGAAATCTTCGTGATGAATGCCGATGGTTCAGAAAACCAGCAGATCACACGCACCCCGTTCTCGGAAAATGAAGCCAAATGGATCAAAGGCGGATCGAAAATCGCTTTCCTGTCGTCGGAAAGTGGTTCCAGCCAGTTGTGGGTGATGAATCCGGACGGGTCCGACCGCAAGCAAATCTCGAACTACGACGGAAATATCGAAGGATTCGCTTTTTCGCCGGATGAAAAGAAGGTGCTGTTTATCTCGCAGGTGAAGACTGTCCCGAGCACGCAGGATAAATATCCGGACCTCGACAAGACGACCGGAATCATTGTGACAGACCTGATGTACAAGCACTGGGATGAATGGGTGACGACGGCTCCGCATCCGTTTGTAGCCGATTTCGATGGCGACACGGTTTCGAATCCGGTCGATATCATGGAAGGCGAACCCTACGAATCTCCGATGAAGCCTTTCGGCGGCATGGAACAGCTGGCCTGGAGCCCGTCGTCAGACAAGGTGGCTTATACGAGCCGCAAGAAGGTGGGAAAAGAGTATGCCCTTTCTACCAACTCGGATATTTATGTTTATGACCTCAATACGAAGCAGACGACCAACATCAGCGAAGGCATCATGGGATATGATACGAATCCGCAGTATTCGCCCGACGGCAAGCAGATTGCCTGGTTGAGCATGGAGCGCGACGGATATGAATCAGACCAGAACCGCCTGATGGTGATGGACCTGCAGACAGGCGAGAAGCGCTTTGTGAGCAAGGACTTCGATTCGAGCGTGAGCGAATTCTGCTGGGGCTCTGATTCGAATACCCTGTACTTCACCGGTGTATGGCATGGCGAAATCCAGATTTATGGTGCTGATGCTACGGCTTGTTCGATACGTCAGATCACAGAAGGCATGAACGATTATTCGGGTGTTGCCCTGATGGGCGACAAGCTGATTGCCCTGCGCCATTCGATGAGCGCTGCGGATGAAATCTTCTCCGTCTCACCGGCATCGGGCGAAGCCACCCAGCTCACCTTCGAGAACAAGTTTATCTACGACCAGCTGGAAATGGGCAAGGTGGAAGCCCGCTGGATGAAGACGACCGACGGCAAGGACATGCTGACGTGGATTATCTATCCGCCTCATTTTGATCCGAACAAGAAATATCCTACCTTATTATATTGCGAAGGCGGTCCGCAAAGTCCGGTGAGCCAGTTCTGGTCATATCGCTGGAACTTCCAGATCATGGCTGCCCACGATTATATCATTGTCGCTCCGAACCGCCGCGGTCTGCCGGGCTTCGGCAAGGAATGGAATGAAGAAATCAGTGGTGATTACGGTGGACAATGTATGAAAGATTACTTCACGGCCATCGACGAATTCGCTAAAGAGCCGTTTGTCGACAAAGATCACCTGGGCTGCGTAGGCGCCAGCTTCGGCGGCTTCTCGGTCTATTGGATTGCCGGTCATCACAACAAGCGCTTCAAGGCTTTCATCGCGCACGACGGTATCTTCAACATGGAAATGCAATATCTGGAGACCGAAGAAATGTGGTTCGCCAACTGGGATATGGGCGGCGCTTACTGGGACAAGCAGAATGCGACGGCACAGCGCACCTTTGCCAACTCGCCGCATAAGTTCGTCGATCAGTGGGATACACCGATTCTTTGTATCCACGGCGAGAAAGACTACCGCATCCTGGCCAATCAGGGAATGGCTGCCTTCAACGCGGCTGTCTTGCGCGGCATTCCGGCTGAATTATTGATTTATCCGGACGAAAATCACTGGGTATTGCAGCCGCAGAACGGCGTGCTGTGGCAACGCACCTTCTTCGAATGGCTTGATAAGTGGCTGAAGAAATAA
- a CDS encoding SPOR domain-containing protein, whose amino-acid sequence MNKIVLFAATACFLLTFGSCKPKQSAYKAAYEQAKEKETTAPVTDDEDTYDEEEVAPVSKPRTSNVSTRSERINAAEGEDASRLKRYSVVIGSFKNKTNAYSLKERMQNEGYHAVLGENEQGMLRVIVSSFDDKADAAASRDAIKAKYAPNFQDAWLLERAY is encoded by the coding sequence ATGAATAAAATTGTGTTATTTGCTGCAACAGCTTGTTTTTTACTGACTTTCGGATCATGTAAACCGAAACAGAGTGCATACAAGGCAGCATATGAGCAGGCTAAAGAAAAAGAAACGACTGCTCCTGTAACGGATGATGAAGATACTTATGATGAAGAAGAGGTAGCGCCGGTTTCCAAACCACGGACCAGCAATGTTTCTACTCGTTCGGAACGTATCAATGCGGCCGAAGGAGAAGATGCCAGCCGTCTGAAACGGTATAGTGTAGTTATCGGCAGCTTCAAGAATAAAACAAATGCTTACTCACTGAAGGAACGCATGCAGAACGAAGGTTATCATGCTGTTCTGGGTGAAAATGAACAGGGTATGTTGCGTGTGATCGTATCCAGCTTCGACGATAAGGCCGATGCTGCTGCCAGCCGCGACGCCATCAAAGCTAAATATGCTCCTAACTTCCAGGATGCCTGGTTGCTGGAAAGAGCTTATTAA
- the pyrB gene encoding aspartate carbamoyltransferase encodes MKSKSLVSIDQCSKEDILRILDNAAKFEENPNRRLLEGKVAATLFFEPSTRTRLSFETAVNRLGGRVIGFQDASTTSSSKGETLKDTILMVSNYADLIIMRHYLEGAARYASEVTQVPIINAGDGANQHPSQTMLDLYSIRKTQGKLEDLTITMVGDLKYGRTVHSLIVGMSHFNPTFHFVAPDELRMPDEQKNFCDKHGLKYYEHTDFTEDIINQTDILYMTRVQRERFTDLEEYERVKNVYILKNAMLANSKDNLRILHPLPRVNEIAYDVDDNPKAYYIQQARNGLFARQAIICEVLGISID; translated from the coding sequence ATGAAAAGTAAAAGTTTAGTATCAATCGATCAATGTTCTAAAGAGGACATTCTTCGTATTCTGGACAACGCAGCCAAGTTTGAAGAAAATCCGAACCGGCGTCTGCTGGAAGGAAAAGTCGCAGCCACTTTGTTCTTCGAACCTTCTACGCGTACCCGATTGAGTTTCGAAACAGCTGTCAATCGCCTGGGCGGACGTGTTATCGGTTTTCAAGACGCTTCAACAACCAGTTCATCTAAAGGAGAGACATTAAAAGACACCATTCTGATGGTCAGCAACTATGCCGATCTGATCATTATGCGTCATTATCTGGAAGGTGCAGCCCGCTATGCTTCGGAAGTGACACAGGTGCCTATTATCAACGCCGGTGACGGAGCCAATCAGCACCCGTCACAAACCATGCTCGACCTGTATTCTATCCGCAAGACACAGGGCAAGCTGGAAGACCTGACCATCACGATGGTGGGCGACCTGAAATATGGCCGCACGGTTCATTCGCTGATTGTCGGCATGTCGCACTTCAACCCGACTTTCCACTTCGTCGCTCCAGACGAATTGCGTATGCCGGACGAACAGAAGAACTTCTGCGACAAGCACGGACTGAAATACTATGAGCATACTGACTTCACCGAAGATATCATCAACCAGACAGATATTCTGTATATGACCCGCGTACAGCGCGAACGCTTTACAGACCTCGAAGAGTATGAACGAGTAAAGAATGTGTATATTCTAAAGAATGCCATGCTGGCCAACAGCAAAGACAATTTGCGTATCCTGCATCCGCTGCCCCGTGTGAATGAAATTGCCTATGATGTAGACGATAATCCGAAAGCCTATTACATCCAGCAGGCACGCAACGGTCTGTTCGCACGTCAGGCTATTATTTGTGAAGTATTGGGTATTTCAATCGATTAA
- a CDS encoding ferredoxin domain-containing protein, translating to MVVNERNIRHQLVLEAAHRMMVAARTAPKGKGIDIVEVGMATDEDIERLSAEMIRIAGETGMKFFLRDAENIKSAEAILLLGTRQQVQGLNCAHCGFATCAEKPEAVPCAINAIDLGIAIGSACATAADLRVDTRVMFSAGLAAQHLHYLGEESKCVMAIPVSASSKNPFFDRKPKENK from the coding sequence ATGGTAGTAAATGAAAGAAATATAAGACATCAGCTCGTGCTGGAAGCCGCACATCGGATGATGGTGGCAGCTCGCACGGCTCCGAAAGGGAAAGGTATTGACATTGTAGAAGTAGGCATGGCAACCGACGAAGACATCGAGCGCCTCTCGGCCGAGATGATCCGCATTGCCGGTGAGACAGGCATGAAGTTCTTCCTGCGCGATGCCGAGAACATCAAGAGCGCCGAAGCCATTTTGCTGCTCGGCACACGGCAGCAGGTGCAGGGACTGAACTGCGCACATTGCGGTTTTGCCACCTGTGCTGAAAAGCCTGAAGCTGTTCCGTGCGCGATCAATGCCATCGACTTGGGCATTGCCATCGGTTCGGCTTGTGCGACGGCGGCCGATCTGCGCGTCGATACGCGAGTGATGTTCAGCGCCGGCCTGGCTGCCCAGCATTTACATTATCTGGGCGAGGAAAGCAAATGCGTGATGGCGATTCCGGTAAGTGCCTCTTCGAAGAATCCGTTCTTCGACCGGAAGCCGAAAGAGAATAAATAA
- a CDS encoding porin family protein produces MKIRQWIIGSCLALVSLASPAQSIMEVYDKPCSFSVRVGFNSSFPVIHSFMLDDQAIDHFRLHYKVGYMASVLCSINMNRFFIQPAVNWERSSSEIQFAWPQTEDIYPSGSISVYDHKIDAEYNSIAVPVLVGYHLVKEGPYGLNFKLGPKGVYHYKKQQSGSGPQAIITHQDDNINYAVDLVTAVGVTIGRLFLDFSYEFELHKTQSTYTYQSLTQNQAGILSIQQRRNALSFSLGIIF; encoded by the coding sequence ATGAAAATCAGGCAATGGATCATAGGAAGCTGTCTGGCGCTTGTCTCTCTGGCCTCGCCGGCACAAAGTATCATGGAAGTGTATGACAAGCCCTGCAGTTTCAGTGTGCGCGTCGGGTTCAATTCCTCCTTTCCGGTGATCCATTCGTTCATGCTCGACGATCAGGCCATTGATCATTTCCGCCTGCATTACAAAGTCGGCTATATGGCTTCGGTTTTGTGCAGCATCAACATGAACCGTTTCTTTATCCAGCCGGCCGTCAATTGGGAACGGAGCAGCTCGGAAATCCAGTTTGCCTGGCCACAGACGGAAGATATTTATCCTTCGGGAAGCATCTCTGTGTACGATCATAAGATTGATGCTGAATACAATTCGATAGCGGTGCCGGTATTAGTGGGCTATCATCTGGTGAAAGAAGGGCCTTACGGGTTGAACTTCAAGCTCGGTCCGAAAGGAGTCTATCATTACAAGAAGCAACAGTCCGGCTCTGGTCCGCAGGCTATTATCACCCATCAGGATGACAATATCAACTATGCCGTCGATCTGGTAACGGCCGTGGGTGTTACTATCGGCCGTCTGTTCCTCGACTTCTCCTACGAATTCGAACTGCACAAGACGCAATCTACATATACTTACCAAAGCCTGACACAGAATCAGGCAGGCATTCTTTCCATCCAGCAACGGCGGAATGCCCTGAGCTTCTCGTTGGGCATTATCTTCTGA
- a CDS encoding flavin reductase family protein: MKQSWKPGTMIYPLPAVMISCGSCPEEYNIITVAWVGTICTNPPMCYISVRPERYSYPILKKNMEFVINLTTKDLAYATDWCGVNSGKDHHKFEEMKLIPGKASLVKAPIIEESPLCIECRVKEIIALGSHDMFIADVVNVLADDRYLNPETGAFDMQKANLMAYSHGKYYELGEMIGKFGWSVQKKK, encoded by the coding sequence ATGAAACAGTCTTGGAAACCGGGAACCATGATTTATCCGCTTCCGGCCGTCATGATCAGTTGCGGAAGCTGTCCCGAAGAATACAACATCATCACCGTCGCGTGGGTGGGAACCATCTGCACCAATCCGCCGATGTGTTATATTTCCGTCCGGCCCGAGCGTTACTCCTACCCGATTCTCAAGAAGAACATGGAGTTTGTCATCAACCTGACCACCAAAGACCTGGCCTATGCCACCGACTGGTGCGGCGTCAACTCGGGAAAAGACCATCATAAGTTCGAGGAGATGAAGCTGATACCCGGAAAAGCCAGTCTGGTAAAAGCGCCGATCATCGAAGAATCGCCGCTCTGCATTGAATGCCGGGTGAAAGAAATCATCGCATTGGGCAGTCATGACATGTTCATCGCAGATGTAGTCAATGTCTTGGCCGACGACCGGTATCTGAATCCGGAAACAGGCGCCTTCGACATGCAGAAAGCCAATCTGATGGCCTACTCTCACGGGAAATATTATGAATTGGGTGAGATGATCGGCAAATTCGGCTGGTCGGTACAAAAGAAGAAATAA
- a CDS encoding PD-(D/E)XK nuclease family protein, whose amino-acid sequence MKPFLYQVAALFYQQYGAEIHRLAFVFPNRRAGLFFQKYLSEISEKPLFSPSVLTINDLFMQLSGKHTADKIQMLFRLYELYRQRSGSSESFDEFLYWGEMLLNDFDDIDKYMVDARMLFRNVSDLKSLDDDFQYLSPEQIQAIRSFWSSFYPKSDSPNQQHFLELWEILYDLYTGLRLSLAKEGCGYDGMIFREVVEQLEKEPLADFPFDQVVFVGLNALSVSEERLLLALQKKGVADFYWDYVEPWVTDPDNKASFFLERNLRLFPSSMQLPAEEPVQAEIRVMGVPSAIGQAKQVYPILQALTEEQALTDESALRTAIVLPDEHLLVPVLNAIPEAIQHINVTMGYPLAGTPVAALMEYILTLQKNIRYIDRVPVFYFRDVLPILNHQYITAAAPEEVARLVNDMTAGNRIYVQASDLNGHELLSILFTPVQHAAELSDYLIRVLEALNACLHKELPDDEDETASAGSGQTAVDIEQEFIFHYFATVNRMKEVMRETKVEMRLDTYFRLLKRMTDLITIPFEGEPLSGLQIMGVLETRALDFDRLIILSMNEGIFPLKKAANSFIPYNLRRGFGLPTYEHQDSVWAYHFYRLIRRAKQVSLLYDTRTTGLQTGEVSRFVHQLRYHYQYPLTDQLVVYDVASSAVPPIIVQKTAEVRRLLSDFLAGGSRALSASAINAYLDCPLKFYFSAVEQIREEDEITETVERNVFGSILHKVMEELYAPFKGKMVTADLLKLLRKDKALLTGTIARAFAELFFKSPVVRPLEGKNFLTGEMIRKYVEKILEQDAHYTPFQYVESEKQVRANLALGDGKVVQLKGFIDRVDALDRVLRIVDYKTGNGKLVFDSVDGLFDKEAKDRPKAVMQVFLYAWMYRQLPVYNGMPIQPAIYFLRTLFQGTFDPVVLYKAHGKGEKVDSFEEFASDFEDGLRRCLEEIFDPDVPFTQTETGKACAYCTFRGLCGK is encoded by the coding sequence ATGAAGCCTTTTTTGTATCAGGTAGCAGCCTTGTTCTATCAACAGTACGGAGCGGAGATTCACCGGCTGGCCTTTGTCTTTCCGAACCGCCGTGCCGGTCTGTTCTTCCAGAAGTATTTGTCCGAGATTTCGGAGAAGCCGCTCTTTTCTCCGTCTGTACTGACGATAAACGACCTGTTCATGCAGCTTTCGGGCAAGCACACAGCAGATAAGATCCAGATGCTGTTCCGGCTTTATGAGCTTTATCGGCAGCGGAGCGGTTCGTCGGAGTCGTTTGATGAGTTCCTGTATTGGGGAGAAATGTTGCTCAACGACTTCGATGACATCGACAAATACATGGTTGATGCCCGGATGCTGTTCCGGAACGTCTCCGATCTGAAGAGCCTGGACGATGACTTCCAGTATTTGTCGCCTGAACAGATTCAGGCCATCCGTTCGTTCTGGTCGTCATTCTATCCCAAAAGCGATTCTCCGAACCAGCAGCATTTCCTGGAGCTTTGGGAAATCCTGTATGATCTGTACACCGGCCTGCGCCTTTCATTAGCGAAAGAAGGCTGTGGCTACGACGGAATGATCTTTCGGGAAGTCGTAGAGCAGTTGGAGAAAGAACCGCTGGCCGATTTCCCATTCGACCAGGTGGTGTTTGTCGGACTGAATGCTCTTTCGGTCTCGGAAGAACGGTTGCTGCTGGCGTTGCAGAAGAAAGGTGTGGCTGATTTCTATTGGGATTATGTGGAACCGTGGGTGACAGATCCGGACAATAAGGCGTCGTTCTTCCTCGAACGGAACCTGAGGCTTTTCCCTTCCAGCATGCAGTTGCCGGCAGAAGAACCAGTTCAGGCAGAGATTCGGGTGATGGGCGTTCCGTCGGCTATCGGACAGGCCAAGCAAGTATATCCTATCTTGCAGGCACTGACTGAGGAGCAAGCGTTGACGGATGAATCGGCTTTGCGGACGGCGATTGTCCTGCCGGATGAGCATCTGCTTGTCCCGGTATTGAATGCCATACCGGAAGCTATTCAGCATATCAATGTGACGATGGGTTATCCGCTGGCCGGAACGCCGGTGGCTGCCCTGATGGAATATATCCTGACGCTGCAGAAGAATATCCGTTATATAGACCGGGTTCCGGTTTTCTATTTCCGCGATGTGTTGCCGATCCTGAATCATCAGTATATAACGGCCGCTGCGCCCGAAGAAGTTGCCCGGCTGGTGAATGACATGACGGCAGGAAACCGGATTTATGTACAGGCTTCAGACCTGAACGGCCACGAGCTGCTGTCGATCCTTTTTACTCCGGTGCAGCATGCGGCGGAATTGTCGGACTATCTGATCCGTGTGCTGGAAGCTCTCAACGCCTGCTTGCATAAAGAGCTTCCCGACGATGAAGACGAAACGGCATCTGCCGGCAGCGGACAGACAGCCGTGGATATCGAGCAGGAATTTATCTTCCATTATTTCGCCACCGTGAACCGGATGAAGGAGGTCATGCGCGAAACAAAGGTAGAAATGCGCCTGGATACGTATTTCCGCCTGCTGAAGCGGATGACCGATCTGATTACCATTCCGTTTGAAGGTGAGCCGTTGTCGGGTCTTCAGATTATGGGTGTGCTGGAAACGCGTGCGCTCGACTTCGACCGCTTGATTATTCTCTCGATGAATGAAGGCATTTTTCCGCTGAAGAAGGCGGCCAATTCGTTTATCCCCTATAACTTGCGCCGTGGATTCGGCCTGCCGACCTATGAACACCAGGACAGTGTGTGGGCTTATCATTTCTATCGCCTGATCCGCCGTGCCAAGCAAGTCTCGCTGTTGTATGACACGCGGACGACCGGCTTGCAGACCGGCGAAGTAAGCCGCTTTGTGCATCAGCTCCGTTATCATTATCAGTATCCGCTGACCGACCAGCTGGTGGTTTATGATGTGGCTTCATCGGCTGTGCCTCCGATCATTGTGCAGAAGACGGCCGAAGTCAGGCGTTTGCTGTCGGACTTCCTGGCTGGCGGATCAAGGGCTTTGTCGGCCAGTGCGATCAATGCGTACCTGGACTGTCCGCTGAAGTTCTATTTCTCGGCTGTCGAGCAGATACGGGAAGAAGATGAGATTACAGAAACCGTCGAACGTAATGTATTTGGCAGCATCCTGCATAAAGTAATGGAAGAATTGTATGCTCCGTTCAAAGGAAAGATGGTGACGGCCGATTTGCTGAAGCTGCTGCGCAAAGACAAGGCGCTGCTGACGGGCACCATTGCCCGGGCTTTTGCCGAGTTGTTCTTCAAGTCGCCGGTCGTGCGTCCGCTGGAAGGGAAGAATTTCCTGACAGGCGAGATGATCCGCAAGTATGTCGAGAAGATTTTGGAGCAGGATGCGCATTATACGCCTTTCCAGTATGTGGAATCGGAAAAGCAGGTGCGGGCGAACCTGGCGTTGGGCGACGGGAAAGTTGTCCAGCTGAAAGGATTCATCGACCGGGTGGATGCATTGGACCGCGTGTTGCGTATCGTGGATTACAAGACCGGCAACGGAAAGCTGGTCTTCGATTCGGTCGACGGCTTATTCGACAAGGAAGCTAAAGACCGCCCGAAGGCTGTCATGCAGGTTTTCCTGTATGCCTGGATGTACCGGCAGTTGCCTGTTTATAACGGAATGCCGATTCAGCCGGCTATCTATTTCCTGCGGACGTTGTTTCAGGGCACGTTTGATCCGGTGGTGCTGTACAAGGCTCATGGAAAAGGTGAAAAGGTAGATTCGTTTGAGGAATTTGCCTCCGACTTTGAAGACGGGCTGCGGCGTTGCTTGGAAGAAATCTTTGATCCGGATGTTCCCTTTACCCAGACGGAGACTGGAAAGGCGTGTGCCTATTGTACATTCCGTGGCTTGTGCGGGAAATAA
- the pyrI gene encoding aspartate carbamoyltransferase regulatory subunit produces the protein MSAAKNNKELQVAAIENGTVIDHIPSNQLFKVASLLELDKMEGNTITIANNLPSKKCGFKGMIKISDKFFDDDEISRIALVAPNVILNIIRNYEVVEKKRVALPDEIIGLVKCNNPKCITNNEPMPTRFEVIDKEAGTIKCHYCERKINKDDIIIK, from the coding sequence ATGTCAGCAGCTAAAAATAACAAAGAATTGCAGGTGGCCGCTATCGAAAACGGTACAGTCATTGATCATATTCCTTCCAACCAGCTATTCAAGGTGGCTTCTTTGCTGGAACTCGACAAGATGGAAGGTAACACCATTACGATTGCCAACAATCTTCCGAGCAAGAAATGCGGTTTCAAAGGAATGATCAAAATATCGGATAAGTTCTTCGACGACGATGAGATCAGCCGTATCGCGCTTGTGGCTCCGAATGTGATTCTGAATATCATCCGCAATTATGAAGTGGTTGAAAAGAAACGGGTGGCTCTGCCCGACGAAATCATCGGACTGGTGAAATGCAACAACCCGAAATGTATCACCAACAACGAGCCGATGCCGACTCGCTTCGAAGTGATCGACAAGGAAGCAGGCACCATCAAATGTCATTATTGCGAACGCAAGATCAACAAAGACGACATCATTATCAAATAA
- a CDS encoding 4Fe-4S binding protein, which yields MLRKIRLTLAIVCFALITLLFLDFTGTIHAWFGWLAKIQFLPSLLALNVGVVIALLLLTLVLGRVYCSVICPLGVFQDIISWISGKRKKKKMRFTYSPAVSWLRYGVFVLFVVLLVAGVHAAVALLAPYSAYGRIANNLFSPIYLWGNNLLAHLAERADSYAFYSVDVWVKSLSTLAVAALTFVVVAVLAWRNGRTYCNTICPVGTLLGFVARFSLFRPVIDADKCKNCNLCARKCKAACINIPEHTIDYSRCVACMDCLDNCKHGALHYQYAYGKKEAGKTATDTSRRSFFSAVGIVATTAALHAQEKQQQTLRQYQKNPNKRKDTRADLPTDKNKVEQKVDGGLADIEPKLAPERLTPLTPPGSLGISNFYQHCTACQLCVSACPNEVLRPSTKLENLMQPEMSYERGYCRPECVKCSEVCPTGAIKLITRADKSAIQIGHAVTIHKNCIPVTDGVECGNCERHCPTQAIKMIPVDKNDPNSVKKPIVNEEKCIGCGACENLCPARPYSAIYVEGHERHREV from the coding sequence ATGCTACGAAAGATTCGATTGACATTAGCGATTGTCTGTTTTGCGCTGATCACGCTGTTGTTCCTCGATTTTACGGGAACCATTCACGCGTGGTTCGGCTGGCTGGCTAAAATCCAGTTCCTGCCGTCGTTGTTGGCGCTGAATGTAGGCGTAGTAATCGCCTTGTTGCTGCTTACACTCGTTTTAGGACGTGTGTACTGCTCGGTTATCTGCCCATTGGGCGTTTTTCAGGATATCATTTCGTGGATAAGCGGGAAGCGCAAGAAAAAGAAGATGCGCTTCACGTATTCACCGGCTGTGAGCTGGCTGCGTTATGGTGTCTTTGTTCTGTTTGTGGTATTGCTGGTGGCCGGCGTTCATGCGGCCGTGGCTTTGCTGGCGCCTTACAGCGCTTATGGCCGTATTGCCAACAACCTGTTTTCTCCGATCTACTTGTGGGGAAACAACCTGTTGGCTCACTTGGCTGAGCGGGCCGACAGTTATGCCTTTTATTCGGTAGATGTTTGGGTGAAGAGCCTGTCGACGCTGGCTGTTGCCGCTCTGACGTTCGTTGTTGTGGCTGTCCTGGCCTGGCGGAACGGACGTACATACTGCAATACGATCTGTCCGGTGGGAACTCTGCTGGGCTTTGTGGCCCGCTTCTCGCTGTTCCGTCCGGTGATCGATGCCGACAAATGCAAGAACTGCAACCTCTGTGCCCGCAAGTGCAAGGCGGCGTGTATCAACATCCCGGAACATACGATTGATTACAGCCGCTGTGTGGCCTGCATGGATTGTCTCGACAACTGTAAGCACGGCGCGCTGCATTATCAGTATGCTTATGGAAAGAAGGAAGCCGGCAAGACGGCGACCGACACGTCACGCCGCAGTTTCTTCTCGGCTGTGGGCATTGTAGCGACTACGGCTGCCCTGCATGCACAGGAAAAGCAGCAGCAAACGCTCCGTCAGTATCAGAAGAACCCGAACAAACGGAAGGATACACGAGCTGATCTGCCGACCGACAAGAATAAAGTGGAACAGAAAGTAGATGGTGGTCTGGCTGATATCGAGCCGAAACTCGCTCCCGAACGCCTTACTCCGCTGACGCCTCCGGGTTCACTGGGCATCAGCAACTTCTACCAGCATTGTACGGCCTGCCAGCTTTGCGTCTCGGCTTGTCCGAACGAGGTGCTTCGTCCTTCCACCAAGCTCGAGAACCTCATGCAGCCGGAAATGTCGTACGAGCGCGGTTATTGCCGTCCGGAATGTGTGAAGTGCTCTGAAGTCTGCCCGACCGGCGCCATCAAGCTGATCACACGGGCGGATAAGTCGGCCATCCAGATTGGTCATGCCGTTACGATCCATAAGAATTGTATTCCGGTGACCGACGGTGTTGAGTGCGGCAACTGCGAGCGCCATTGTCCGACACAGGCGATCAAGATGATCCCTGTCGACAAGAACGACCCGAACTCCGTCAAGAAGCCGATCGTCAACGAAGAGAAATGTATCGGTTGCGGTGCCTGCGAGAACCTGTGTCCGGCACGTCCATACAGTGCCATCTATGTAGAAGGACATGAACGCCACCGCGAAGTATAA